In a genomic window of Desulfovibrio porci:
- the nth gene encoding endonuclease III, which yields MTKTAESRPARAQKVLAALQARYPRPETHLNSRNAWELLVATVLAAQCTDARVNTITPELFRRWPGPAELACATQEELEEVIHSAGFYHSKAKNLLGAARRVRDHFDGQVPRALEHLVTLPGVARKTANVVLFGAFGINEGLAVDTHVKRISHRLGLTDQTDPVAVERDLMELFPQKEWGDVNHRMVWFGRDVCHARKPCCEACEMAAFCPRLEPPKEPGRAAAKPAGRPVGARR from the coding sequence ATGACAAAAACAGCGGAGTCCCGCCCGGCGCGGGCGCAAAAAGTTCTGGCCGCCCTTCAGGCCCGCTATCCCCGGCCCGAAACCCATCTCAACTCCCGCAACGCCTGGGAGTTGCTGGTGGCCACGGTGCTGGCCGCCCAGTGCACCGACGCGCGGGTCAACACCATCACGCCGGAACTTTTCCGGCGCTGGCCCGGCCCGGCGGAACTGGCGTGCGCCACGCAGGAAGAACTGGAAGAGGTCATCCATTCCGCGGGCTTTTACCACAGCAAGGCCAAAAATCTTCTGGGCGCGGCCCGCCGCGTGCGGGACCATTTTGACGGCCAGGTGCCCCGGGCTCTGGAACATCTGGTGACCCTGCCGGGAGTGGCCCGCAAAACCGCCAACGTGGTTCTGTTCGGCGCTTTCGGCATCAACGAGGGGCTGGCCGTGGACACCCACGTGAAACGGATCAGCCACCGGCTGGGCCTCACGGACCAGACCGACCCCGTGGCCGTGGAGCGGGATCTGATGGAACTTTTTCCACAAAAGGAATGGGGCGACGTCAACCACCGCATGGTCTGGTTCGGGCGGGATGTCTGCCACGCCCGCAAGCCATGTTGTGAAGCGTGCGAAATGGCGGCCTTCTGCCCACGCCTGGAGCCGCCCAAAGAACCGGGCCGCGCCGCGGCAAAACCGGCCGGGCGCCCGGTCGGCGCGCGCCGCTGA
- a CDS encoding chemotaxis protein, producing the protein MTQNSLLNVNNNELEIIEFLIDERLPDGGTYSGHYGINVAKVLEIIRLPSVTSVPSKHDASVLGTFNLRGKVLPILNLAAWLGKEMASEENNKVIVTEFSGVQAAFLVSSVTSIHRMTWDRIEPPNQYVQAYSRESITGVLRIQDRVLFVLDMEKILASLDSTLDMSQVEVDTTPVEGAGEFHLLVADDSSSLRHIIKSSLEKSGFQVTAVGSGREAWDYLTQLRNEAQSKQMELTDMVHLVISDIEMPEMDGHALTLKIRETPGMQQLPVILFSSLITEALHDKGVKVGADRQVSKPDLPGLSKIIRELIAEKLHK; encoded by the coding sequence ATGACCCAAAACAGCTTGCTCAACGTCAATAACAATGAGCTCGAAATCATAGAATTTCTCATTGATGAGAGGCTGCCCGACGGCGGCACCTACAGCGGCCACTACGGCATCAACGTGGCCAAGGTGCTGGAAATCATCCGGCTGCCCAGCGTGACCAGCGTGCCCAGCAAGCACGACGCCTCGGTGCTCGGCACTTTCAATCTGCGCGGCAAGGTGCTGCCCATCCTGAATCTGGCGGCCTGGCTCGGCAAGGAAATGGCCTCCGAAGAAAACAACAAGGTCATCGTCACGGAATTCAGCGGCGTGCAGGCGGCCTTTCTGGTTTCTTCGGTGACCAGCATCCACCGGATGACCTGGGACCGCATCGAACCGCCCAACCAGTACGTGCAGGCCTACTCGCGCGAAAGCATCACCGGCGTGCTGCGCATCCAGGACCGGGTGCTCTTCGTTCTGGATATGGAAAAGATCCTGGCCAGCCTGGACAGCACCCTGGACATGTCCCAGGTGGAGGTGGACACCACCCCGGTGGAAGGCGCGGGCGAATTTCACCTGCTGGTGGCCGACGACTCCAGTTCGTTGCGCCACATCATCAAGTCTTCGCTGGAAAAATCCGGTTTCCAGGTCACGGCGGTGGGCAGCGGCCGGGAAGCTTGGGATTATCTCACGCAACTGCGCAATGAGGCCCAATCCAAGCAGATGGAGCTCACCGATATGGTGCATCTGGTCATTTCCGACATTGAAATGCCGGAGATGGACGGCCACGCGCTGACGCTCAAAATCCGCGAGACGCCGGGCATGCAGCAGTTGCCGGTGATCCTCTTTTCCTCCCTGATCACCGAAGCACTGCACGACAAGGGCGTCAAGGTGGGCGCGGACCGTCAGGTTTCCAAACCCGATCTGCCCGGCCTGAGCAAAATCATCCGCGAACTGATCGCCGAAAAACTGCACAAGTGA
- a CDS encoding PAS domain-containing protein: protein MNDILQTMSTATLCFVLFFSLTASLARGATPDPVSAPIPSLPFPGEETLRDMPMTPGSIRVGCPTDFPPYAFLDEKGRLTGIYPELITTLNLRLNGLLQAVPLEANYPSGNILAQWPVEAVMGPAKELPADARLSMSIFRSQAVYLGPERSNGMRLLRKNPLLAIALPHTPALTAVRSQYSNMSFTYRRTLDEAVLAVRAGEGGLIIGDELSVLAGKRALPDGFNVLGHVGSQYHGIGVRPDLDNVLTLLDNALLNLPPQERESILNAWRGTGQALHLSRAEKVWLAANPTIRVAVYSRMPYADMARNSFVGMAASYLERLGQQLHVTFRPVPAADRQTALQLLRQGKADMLAALSVVTAEKEGLRTTRPWLNVSVAIASPQDAVKPDLESLNGQNLSVVGHSLTAEWIAANNPGITLLPEAGEAATLDDVDRGRAQAAAGELDSLIHYIRRDRLDNISVSGFTPFTQKLGFAARADLPLLQSALDKGLAAIPPATSRQIYLQWAQAVEVPFMDWEMFWRYALTALFCMLAIVGVFAHVNRKLRREIRERQKAEGILKLIFAHMPAALTLCDARARCIDSNRGVAEAYGLRQENLSGKTFTQAGEEAALPLAALVELRRLESVADQAFATRRCQDTRHVNPLNQENAYFNTWFMPLFDKDGKPDCLIVLSVDITPAMRLEQELRRRLALSQEIMDSLPLPVCVHGSDGAFLLVNKAYGEFMGLPTAELPGKTVQDLPLLTPEQRVHYREQIAALLEGGGSVREETFFLSPDGAKRTILSCLSAFAVAEGEAPLAAGAIVDISERKALEEDLRAALNKADKASQAKSCFLAHMSHELRTPMNGILGLSELLLHEDLTLRQRDFLEKIHFSARILVRIIGNILEFSRLQSDALYLNESVFDLREVLDSVQAALAPGSRAKGLSLRYSIAPDTPCLLLGDGARLSQVLLALAGNAVKFTEQGGVRIQAALAERRDAQALLSFEVCDSGIGLAGDDPARLFEPFAQGDAGIRRRHGGAGLGLTIARKLVEAMHGEISCESAPGRGSRFSFTAQFDLARTPDAAEEEDAPAGKSEEREEDAALSAMSPVIKGRRILLAEDNAVNQLVAREQLTALGAQVDTADDGLEAVEKARRNSYDCIIMDIQMPRMDGLTATRMLRDDPAFNVPVVALTAHALEEDVRKSLDAGMAAHLAKPVDPAELSDVLSRLLEHD from the coding sequence ATGAACGACATACTGCAGACCATGTCCACCGCGACGCTTTGTTTCGTCCTGTTTTTTTCGCTGACGGCGTCACTCGCGCGTGGCGCGACCCCTGATCCCGTTTCCGCGCCCATCCCCTCCCTGCCCTTTCCCGGCGAGGAAACCTTGCGGGACATGCCCATGACGCCCGGCAGCATCCGCGTCGGCTGTCCCACGGACTTTCCGCCCTATGCCTTTCTGGATGAAAAAGGTCGGCTTACAGGCATCTATCCCGAACTCATCACGACCCTGAACCTGCGCCTGAACGGCCTGCTTCAGGCCGTTCCACTGGAAGCAAACTATCCTTCCGGCAATATTCTCGCCCAATGGCCCGTGGAGGCCGTCATGGGCCCCGCGAAAGAACTGCCCGCCGACGCGCGGCTGTCCATGTCCATTTTCCGCTCTCAAGCCGTCTATCTCGGGCCGGAGCGGAGCAACGGCATGCGCCTGCTGCGCAAAAATCCCCTGCTGGCCATCGCCCTGCCCCACACTCCGGCTCTGACCGCCGTCCGCAGCCAGTACTCCAACATGTCCTTCACCTACCGGCGTACTCTGGACGAGGCCGTGCTGGCGGTGCGCGCGGGCGAGGGCGGCCTTATCATCGGCGACGAGCTTTCCGTACTGGCCGGAAAGCGGGCGCTGCCTGACGGTTTCAACGTTCTGGGTCACGTGGGCAGCCAGTACCACGGTATCGGCGTACGTCCGGATTTGGACAACGTGCTGACGCTGCTGGACAACGCGCTGCTCAACCTGCCGCCTCAGGAGCGGGAAAGCATTCTGAACGCGTGGCGCGGCACGGGTCAGGCCCTGCATCTGAGCAGGGCGGAGAAAGTCTGGCTGGCTGCCAATCCCACCATACGCGTGGCCGTATACAGTCGCATGCCGTATGCCGACATGGCCCGGAACAGTTTCGTCGGCATGGCCGCCAGTTATCTGGAACGGCTGGGCCAACAACTGCATGTGACCTTCAGACCCGTGCCTGCGGCGGACAGGCAGACAGCGCTGCAACTTCTTCGGCAGGGCAAGGCGGACATGCTGGCGGCGCTCTCCGTCGTCACAGCGGAAAAGGAAGGTCTGCGGACGACGCGGCCCTGGTTGAACGTCTCCGTGGCCATCGCCTCGCCCCAAGATGCTGTGAAGCCCGACCTGGAAAGCCTCAACGGTCAGAACTTGAGCGTCGTCGGGCACAGCCTGACCGCGGAATGGATCGCGGCCAACAATCCCGGCATCACCCTGCTGCCCGAAGCCGGCGAGGCGGCGACCCTGGACGATGTGGACAGGGGCCGGGCGCAGGCGGCAGCGGGTGAGCTGGACAGCCTCATCCATTACATTCGGCGCGACCGCCTGGACAACATTTCCGTCAGCGGCTTCACGCCCTTCACCCAGAAGCTGGGCTTTGCGGCGCGCGCCGATCTGCCCCTGCTGCAATCGGCTCTGGACAAAGGGCTCGCCGCCATTCCTCCGGCCACGTCCCGACAGATCTACCTGCAATGGGCGCAGGCCGTGGAAGTGCCCTTCATGGACTGGGAAATGTTCTGGCGCTATGCCCTGACCGCGTTGTTCTGCATGCTGGCCATCGTGGGCGTGTTCGCCCATGTGAACCGCAAGCTGCGCCGGGAAATCCGGGAACGGCAGAAGGCCGAAGGCATCCTCAAACTCATTTTTGCGCACATGCCGGCGGCGCTCACGCTCTGCGACGCCCGGGCGCGCTGCATCGACAGCAACCGGGGCGTGGCCGAGGCCTACGGCCTGCGCCAGGAAAACCTCAGCGGCAAAACCTTCACCCAGGCCGGCGAGGAGGCCGCCCTGCCGCTGGCCGCCCTCGTCGAACTGCGCCGCCTGGAATCCGTGGCGGACCAGGCATTCGCAACCCGCCGTTGCCAGGACACCCGGCACGTCAACCCGCTCAATCAGGAGAACGCCTATTTCAACACTTGGTTCATGCCGCTCTTTGACAAGGACGGCAAGCCCGACTGCCTGATCGTGCTCAGCGTGGACATTACCCCCGCCATGCGTCTGGAGCAGGAACTGCGCCGGCGACTGGCCCTGAGCCAGGAAATCATGGATTCCCTGCCCCTGCCAGTGTGCGTGCATGGAAGCGACGGCGCGTTTCTGCTGGTCAACAAAGCCTACGGTGAGTTCATGGGGCTGCCGACGGCGGAACTGCCGGGCAAAACCGTGCAGGACCTGCCCCTGCTGACCCCGGAGCAGCGCGTGCACTATCGGGAGCAGATCGCCGCCCTGCTGGAGGGCGGCGGCAGCGTGCGGGAGGAAACCTTTTTTCTGAGTCCGGACGGCGCCAAACGCACGATTCTGAGCTGTCTGAGCGCTTTCGCCGTGGCCGAGGGCGAAGCGCCGCTGGCGGCGGGAGCCATTGTGGACATCAGCGAACGCAAAGCCCTGGAAGAAGACCTGCGCGCAGCCCTGAACAAGGCCGATAAGGCCTCCCAGGCCAAAAGCTGTTTTCTGGCCCACATGAGTCATGAACTGCGCACGCCCATGAACGGCATTCTGGGGCTGAGCGAACTGCTGCTGCATGAGGATCTCACGCTCAGGCAGCGGGATTTTCTGGAAAAAATCCATTTCTCCGCCCGCATTCTGGTCCGGATCATCGGCAATATCCTGGAATTTTCCCGCCTGCAGAGCGACGCGCTGTATCTGAACGAATCGGTCTTTGATCTGCGCGAGGTGCTGGATTCGGTGCAGGCGGCGCTGGCCCCGGGCAGCCGCGCCAAAGGCCTCTCGCTCCGGTACAGTATCGCTCCGGACACGCCCTGCCTCTTGCTCGGCGACGGCGCCCGCCTCAGTCAGGTGCTGCTGGCCCTGGCCGGCAATGCCGTCAAATTCACGGAACAGGGCGGCGTCCGCATCCAGGCCGCTCTGGCGGAAAGGCGCGACGCGCAGGCCCTGCTGAGCTTCGAGGTCTGCGACAGCGGCATTGGTCTGGCTGGGGACGATCCGGCGCGGCTCTTCGAACCCTTTGCCCAGGGAGACGCGGGCATCCGCCGACGGCACGGCGGCGCGGGGCTGGGCCTGACCATCGCGCGCAAGCTGGTGGAAGCCATGCACGGCGAAATCAGTTGTGAAAGCGCGCCAGGCCGGGGTTCCCGCTTCAGTTTTACCGCCCAGTTCGATCTGGCCCGGACGCCGGACGCGGCGGAGGAGGAAGACGCGCCCGCCGGCAAAAGCGAAGAAAGGGAAGAAGATGCGGCCCTGAGCGCCATGTCTCCGGTCATCAAGGGCAGGCGCATCCTGCTGGCCGAGGACAATGCCGTCAATCAGTTGGTGGCGCGGGAACAGCTCACGGCCCTGGGCGCACAGGTGGACACGGCGGATGACGGCCTGGAGGCTGTGGAAAAAGCCCGCCGGAACAGCTATGACTGTATTATCATGGACATTCAGATGCCTCGCATGGACGGGCTCACGGCCACGCGCATGCTTCGGGACGATCCGGCCTTCAACGTGCCGGTGGTGGCGCTGACCGCGCACGCCCTGGAAGAGGACGTGCGGAAAAGCCTGGACGCGGGCATGGCCGCCCATCTGGCGAAACCCGTCGATCCGGCGGAACTGAGCGATGTGCTCTCACGTCTGCTGGAACACGATTGA
- a CDS encoding HD domain-containing phosphohydrolase, with translation METSFRCRADAPDTVLIVDDSEMNRALLANIFAGSYLIEMAENGREGLVKLRQRGQRVCAILLDVVMPVMDGMTMLAELSKEKVVGRIPVFLITGEADERVIKQAYDLGVMDVIPKPISPYIVQRRVNSVIELFVARERFADLVDRQKAEIQQQAERILKLNMGMIASLATAIEFRSGESGEHVRRIHDIARLFLTCSSLGEGFSEETIQYISLAAIMHDVGKISVPDAILNKPGRLAAEEFEIMKTHTTEGCRLLAQIPQMRDLPFFDYAYDIARHHHERWDGSGYPDKLKGDDISLWAQIVSIADVYDALVSKRVYKEAFSFDKAVGMICGGACGVFNPRLLACFQAIEGRIRNLYLTGATDARK, from the coding sequence ATGGAAACTTCATTCAGATGCCGGGCGGATGCTCCGGACACGGTGCTCATTGTTGACGACAGCGAAATGAACCGCGCGCTGCTGGCAAATATTTTCGCCGGGTCTTATCTCATTGAAATGGCGGAAAACGGCCGGGAGGGGCTTGTGAAGCTCCGGCAGCGCGGGCAACGCGTCTGCGCCATCCTGCTTGACGTGGTCATGCCGGTGATGGACGGCATGACCATGCTGGCTGAACTCAGCAAAGAGAAGGTGGTCGGCCGGATTCCCGTGTTTCTGATTACGGGCGAAGCGGACGAGCGCGTCATCAAGCAGGCTTACGACCTCGGCGTGATGGATGTCATCCCCAAGCCTATTTCGCCCTATATCGTGCAGCGCCGCGTCAATTCCGTCATTGAACTTTTTGTGGCGCGCGAACGCTTCGCGGACCTTGTCGACCGGCAAAAGGCTGAAATACAGCAGCAGGCCGAGCGTATCCTGAAGCTGAACATGGGGATGATAGCCTCTCTGGCCACGGCCATTGAGTTCCGCAGCGGCGAATCCGGCGAGCATGTCCGGCGGATTCACGACATAGCCCGGCTCTTTCTGACCTGTTCTTCCCTGGGAGAAGGCTTTTCGGAGGAAACAATCCAGTATATTTCCTTGGCCGCCATCATGCATGATGTGGGAAAAATATCCGTTCCCGACGCCATACTGAACAAGCCAGGGCGGCTTGCCGCCGAGGAATTTGAAATAATGAAAACGCATACCACCGAAGGATGCCGCCTTCTGGCACAAATTCCCCAGATGCGGGATCTTCCCTTTTTTGACTACGCCTACGACATCGCCCGGCATCATCACGAACGCTGGGATGGGAGCGGCTATCCGGACAAACTCAAGGGCGACGATATTTCCCTCTGGGCGCAGATTGTATCCATTGCCGACGTCTACGACGCCCTGGTCAGCAAAAGGGTGTACAAGGAGGCCTTTAGTTTCGACAAAGCCGTCGGCATGATTTGCGGCGGAGCGTGCGGCGTATTCAATCCCCGGCTTCTGGCGTGTTTTCAGGCTATTGAAGGCCGGATACGGAACCTTTACCTGACCGGCGCGACGGATGCCCGGAAATGA
- a CDS encoding ATP-binding protein, which yields MSQYENEREQLLDVFGEFLYVADVHTYELLYMNERGLNLLNLDPKNYKYKKCYEVIQGSDSPCSFCTNKYLSYDHVYMWEYKNPYLGRHFSIHDKLIDWQGRKSRIELSFDITDFKYKVQTLENKIESIVESIPGGICQMADDGHLSILWHNDAFLKIIGYTREQFKAELNGTADYVLPEDMATLAEALEKTKRTRQTQLLEMRIRRRDGESRTLLTSVGYSHAAENAACPVYYNVLVDITEYKRLLERNERQVKDALLAKARAASESKSRFLSRMSHELRTPLNAVIGMNRLAIHGRNDAKVLQNCHAKIEAAAQYLLSLINDVLDFSRIENGKLQLSIQPFSLPALLYDLYDLFANEAAQKSLIFSLYAEPFEEELFNGDALHLKQICVNLLSNAFKFTGEHGHVSLTVRKLTARGRTSVLEFTVSDTGIGISPDGLTRIFNMFEQESSTVTHRYGGSGLGLSISKALAELMDGSITAKSRERQGSSFIVILPLETAPDQATPDRTDVADLCSRVLVVDGRRDGGAASRILNAARIKTACATDVSEAIRLLDASITEHAPFDAVLPGADRLREHLRERPELADVRLALTGMPLPDPEMMEDNTTGFIRKPFFRSVLLDGLRELREGAPKAAPLEQPIDFTGKRLLLVEDNELNMEIAHEQLKARGFSVELARDGQEALELFAASGPRYFDAILMDVLMPVMDGLTATRKIRRLQRDDAHTIPIIALSANAFAEDHQKSLDSGMNAHISKPLEIDTLCELLQNCFNKRSATDV from the coding sequence ATGAGCCAATACGAGAATGAGCGGGAACAACTGCTGGATGTATTCGGCGAATTTCTTTATGTGGCGGATGTTCATACCTATGAACTGCTTTACATGAATGAGCGCGGCCTCAATCTCCTCAATCTCGACCCGAAAAACTACAAATATAAAAAATGTTATGAAGTCATTCAGGGATCTGACTCCCCATGCTCTTTCTGCACCAATAAGTATCTCAGCTATGATCATGTATACATGTGGGAATATAAAAATCCTTATTTAGGGCGTCATTTTTCCATACATGACAAACTGATCGACTGGCAGGGTCGCAAATCACGTATTGAACTTTCTTTCGATATCACGGATTTCAAATATAAAGTACAGACGCTTGAAAACAAGATAGAATCCATAGTCGAAAGCATACCCGGCGGCATCTGCCAGATGGCCGATGACGGCCACCTGAGCATCCTCTGGCACAATGACGCCTTTCTCAAAATTATCGGCTACACGCGGGAACAGTTCAAGGCCGAATTGAACGGCACGGCGGACTATGTTCTCCCTGAGGACATGGCCACACTGGCTGAAGCGCTTGAAAAAACAAAGCGGACCCGCCAGACCCAGCTTCTCGAAATGCGCATCCGGCGGCGGGACGGCGAAAGCCGCACCCTGCTGACCAGCGTCGGCTACAGCCATGCCGCCGAAAACGCGGCCTGCCCGGTCTATTACAATGTCCTCGTCGACATCACCGAATACAAACGCCTGCTGGAGCGGAACGAGCGGCAGGTCAAAGACGCCCTGCTGGCCAAGGCCCGGGCGGCCAGCGAGTCCAAAAGCCGCTTCCTGTCCCGCATGTCGCACGAACTGCGCACGCCGCTGAACGCCGTCATCGGCATGAACCGTCTGGCCATCCACGGACGGAACGACGCCAAGGTCCTGCAAAACTGCCATGCGAAAATAGAAGCCGCGGCCCAGTACCTGCTTTCGCTCATCAACGACGTGCTGGACTTTTCCCGCATTGAAAACGGCAAGCTGCAACTCTCCATCCAGCCATTTTCGCTTCCGGCGCTCCTCTATGATCTTTACGATCTTTTCGCCAATGAGGCGGCCCAAAAATCCCTGATCTTCTCCCTGTATGCCGAACCGTTTGAAGAGGAACTCTTTAACGGCGACGCGCTCCATCTGAAACAGATCTGCGTGAACCTGCTGTCCAATGCCTTCAAATTCACCGGCGAACACGGGCACGTCAGTCTGACAGTACGCAAACTGACGGCCAGAGGCCGGACGAGCGTGCTGGAATTTACCGTTTCGGATACCGGCATCGGCATCTCCCCCGACGGCCTGACGCGCATTTTCAACATGTTCGAGCAGGAAAGCAGCACCGTCACCCACCGCTACGGCGGTTCCGGCCTAGGGCTTTCCATCAGCAAAGCCTTGGCTGAACTCATGGACGGCAGCATTACCGCCAAAAGCAGGGAACGCCAGGGAAGCTCCTTTATCGTTATCCTGCCCCTCGAGACCGCGCCGGACCAGGCGACGCCGGATAGGACGGATGTGGCGGACCTCTGCTCACGCGTGCTGGTGGTCGACGGCCGGAGGGACGGCGGCGCGGCGAGCCGCATACTCAACGCCGCACGCATCAAGACGGCGTGCGCCACGGACGTTTCCGAAGCCATCCGCCTGCTGGACGCCTCCATCACGGAGCACGCGCCGTTTGACGCCGTTCTGCCCGGCGCGGACAGGCTCAGGGAGCATCTCCGCGAACGGCCGGAACTGGCGGATGTCCGTCTGGCTCTGACCGGCATGCCGTTGCCCGATCCGGAAATGATGGAAGACAACACGACCGGCTTCATCCGCAAGCCTTTTTTCCGTTCGGTTCTCCTGGATGGCCTGCGGGAACTCCGCGAAGGCGCGCCCAAGGCCGCGCCCTTGGAGCAACCCATTGACTTCACGGGAAAGCGCCTTCTCCTGGTCGAAGACAACGAGCTCAATATGGAAATCGCGCATGAACAGCTCAAGGCCCGCGGCTTCAGCGTCGAACTCGCCCGCGACGGACAAGAGGCTCTGGAACTCTTCGCCGCCAGCGGACCGCGCTATTTTGACGCCATCCTCATGGATGTGCTCATGCCGGTCATGGACGGTCTGACGGCGACCCGGAAAATCCGCCGCCTGCAACGCGACGACGCGCACACGATCCCCATCATCGCCCTTTCCGCCAACGCCTTTGCGGAAGACCACCAGAAGTCCCTGGACAGCGGCATGAACGCCCACATCAGCAAGCCTCTGGAAATTGACACCCTGTGCGAACTGCTCCAGAACTGTTTCAACAAGCGCTCCGCAACGGACGTTTGA
- a CDS encoding Hpt domain-containing protein, with protein MDQDRKTRLEEAGIALSVALERFMGNEAMLARYLQKFLTEESYARLLAAVAAGEREAAGVAAHSLKSVCGALGCESMRELVLRQEQHIRNGDWDEAVSMMPEITDSYNNICAALRS; from the coding sequence ATGGATCAGGACAGGAAAACGCGGCTGGAAGAGGCTGGAATCGCATTGAGCGTCGCTCTTGAGCGTTTTATGGGCAATGAAGCCATGCTGGCGCGCTATCTGCAAAAATTTCTTACGGAAGAAAGTTATGCCCGATTGCTGGCGGCCGTTGCCGCCGGTGAGCGCGAAGCGGCGGGGGTGGCCGCGCATTCGCTGAAAAGCGTCTGCGGCGCCCTGGGCTGCGAAAGCATGCGGGAGCTGGTGCTGCGACAGGAACAGCACATCCGTAACGGCGACTGGGATGAAGCCGTCAGCATGATGCCGGAGATTACAGACAGCTACAATAATATCTGCGCAGCGTTGCGCTCGTAG
- the fliR gene encoding flagellar biosynthetic protein FliR produces MDVFNYDPAAVLSLLLTIMRVSIVMFMLPVFSTNNIPIPVKAAITIVFSLGVWPHLALSGAAMPAHPFDVALMLLGEVVLGLVLGMAVNFLFMGIQAGGELLGFQMGFTMINFADPLTGNQTGATAFFLWMVSLLVFLALDGHLYMLKGFAASFALVPPGGLFIGENLLWQVLHLAAQVFVLALKIAAPVMVALFMVEVALALVARTSPQIHIMEFGFPIKIGVGFFFVGLLLVVMADHVEQFISGMDALFTNLLRGMSPLYQ; encoded by the coding sequence ATGGATGTCTTCAACTACGATCCGGCGGCAGTGCTGAGCCTGCTGCTCACCATCATGCGGGTGAGCATCGTCATGTTCATGCTGCCGGTCTTTTCCACCAACAATATTCCCATCCCGGTCAAGGCGGCGATCACCATCGTCTTTTCACTGGGAGTGTGGCCGCATTTGGCCCTGTCCGGCGCGGCCATGCCCGCCCATCCCTTTGACGTGGCGCTGATGCTGCTGGGCGAAGTTGTGCTGGGCTTGGTGCTTGGCATGGCCGTCAATTTTCTGTTCATGGGCATCCAGGCTGGAGGCGAACTGCTGGGCTTTCAGATGGGCTTCACTATGATCAACTTTGCGGACCCGCTCACCGGCAATCAGACCGGAGCCACGGCCTTTTTTCTCTGGATGGTTTCTCTGCTGGTCTTTCTGGCCCTGGACGGGCATCTGTACATGCTCAAGGGCTTTGCCGCCTCCTTCGCCCTGGTGCCGCCCGGCGGCCTGTTCATCGGTGAAAACCTGCTCTGGCAGGTGCTGCACTTGGCGGCACAGGTCTTCGTGCTGGCGCTGAAAATCGCCGCGCCCGTCATGGTGGCCCTGTTCATGGTGGAAGTGGCTCTGGCCCTGGTGGCCCGCACCTCGCCGCAGATCCACATCATGGAGTTCGGCTTTCCCATCAAGATCGGCGTGGGATTTTTCTTTGTGGGCCTGCTGCTGGTGGTCATGGCCGACCATGTGGAACAGTTCATCAGCGGCATGGACGCCCTGTTCACCAATCTGCTGCGCGGCATGAGCCCTCTGTATCAGTAA